Proteins co-encoded in one Cucurbita pepo subsp. pepo cultivar mu-cu-16 chromosome LG15, ASM280686v2, whole genome shotgun sequence genomic window:
- the LOC111811764 gene encoding zinc finger protein ZAT3-like, whose product MNSDINSLAISSSSSSALDLAIPFQLGIVETTFDSKRRHNPRKKRSRTENASTAVVGSKAKYRKKPDPSAPKITPPCSECGRRFWSDKALFGHMRCHPERQWRGINPPVSFRRSVSVSPFRPRADLEESAFTEEEQDVANCLLVLADCPSAIARVSDFRFECASCKKVFGSHQALGGHRASHKNVRGCSAMAKSDEEIEHDALFGHCGHDLSINLEDKMSMILGTAAGHKCSVCMRVFASGQALGGHMRCHWERVEENAATEEGFLNLDLNMPAPVEDGSSSSYSSGLTLDLRLGL is encoded by the coding sequence ATGAATTCAGATATCAACTCCCTCGCCATTTCCAGTAGTAGCAGCTCTGCCTTGGACCTCGCTATTCCATTTCAACTCGGAATCGTCGAAACTACTTTCGATTCCAAGCGCCGCCATAATCCACGCAAGAAGCGGTCAAGAACTGAAAATGCCTCCACTGCTGTCGTCGGCTCCAAGGCTAAGTATAGAAAGAAGCCGGATCCTTCTGCGCCGAAGATCACTCCTCCGTGTAGTGAGTGTGGGAGGAGGTTTTGGTCGGATAAAGCGCTTTTTGGTCATATGAGGTGTCATCCTGAACGACAATGGCGAGGGATTAATCCGCCGGTTAGTTTCCGTCGCTCGGTTTCGGTTTCTCCTTTTAGACCTAGAGCTGATTTGGAAGAATCGGCGTTTACGGAAGAGGAACAGGACGTCGCTAATTGCTTGTTAGTGCTTGCCGATTGCCCTAGTGCGATCGCTAGGGTTTCCGATTTTCGATTCGAATGCGCGAGTTGTAAAAAAGTGTTTGGATCGCACCAGGCGCTTGGAGGACATAGGGCAAGTCACAAGAATGTGAGAGGCTGTTCCGCCATGGCGAAGAGCGATGAAGAAATAGAACATGATGCTCTGTTTGGACATTGTGGTCATGATTTGAGCATCAATCTGGAGGATAAAATGTCGATGATTTTAGGAACAGCAGCAGGGCATAAGTGTAGTGTATGTATGAGGGTTTTTGCGAGTGGTCAAGCACTTGGTGGCCATATGAGATGCCATTGGGAGAGAGTGGAGGAGAATGCAGCTACAGAAGAGGGGTTTCTTAACTTGGACTTGAACATGCCTGCCCCTGTTGAAGATGGCTCTTCTTCTTCGTATTCATCAGGTCTCACTCTTGATCTTAGGTTGGGCCTCTGA